The Gemmatimonadales bacterium DNA window CAGGTAGTCGTTGGCGTTGAGCAGGTCGGGAATCGTGAACTGGACCAGGCGCGTCGAGGCGAGCCCCTGCCCGGGCCCGTTGCCGAGGAGGCGCCCGCCAAGTTCTTCGGCAAAGTGCGACAGCCCCTCGTTCAGCCAGACTTCCTCCCCGTTCACCCCCGGCCGGGCCAGGACATGCTGGTTGTACGAGATCATGTGCTGGAATTCGTGAATGAACACCGGGGCGATCTGCTGCTTCACGTACGTCGCGGACACCGCGCAGCTGCCGGTGCTGTTGGGCACCAGGCCGTAGAAGATTTCCGCCTCGTTCGAACCGGGATTGCTCACGCTGAGCGGGAGGAGGTCGCCGCCGTAAAAGAAGCCGAGGATGATGCCGCCACTGCTGCAGGTCCCGCTGAGGTCGTTGACGGCATCGGTCAGCAAGAAGATGACCTTGCCGTTCCCGTCGATGTCCGACTCCCGGCCAAACGCGGTGGTGTCGATCTCGTACATGTTCGGCGCTGTCCCGGCCACGCCGCCGTCAAAGAGCAGACCGAGGGTGTCGATGTCCGCCTGGGTGAACCCGTTCGGGGGGACAACGTCGTCGAGGAAGATGGCGCCCTTGGGACCGACGTACTTGGCGGTCGCGATCACCGTCTTGAAGGAGGTGCAGGAGGTGTTCCCGCACACCTTGAAGGTGTCCTTGACGCCGACCACCGGCGGGGGTGAGGCCAAGCGGGGGGCGCCGGCGCCGAATCGCGCCCCCGGCTCCGCGGCAAGCGCCCGCTCCCGCTGCCGGAGCATCGCGTGGAACTCCTCGGCGGTGGATGGCTGGCGCCACGCCTCCAGGAGCGGGGAGGAGATCCCGGACCCGGCCGCAGGCGCGTTGAGAGTCCCGCTCAGGCCACCCTGCAGTGCGTAGTCAACCGTGATGCCGGCGGAGCTCACCTGACCCGCCGCCGACAGGGCGGCGACGAGGTACTCGGCGCCCCCCGCGCCCGCCTCAGGAAACCGGATACACCCTTCCGAGCCGGCCGGATTGATGATCCGGTATTCGCCGGCGTTGATGACCGTCGGTGCCGGGCCCGGGCTGCAGCTGAGGGTAGGCGTGGTCGGGCCGGTGCCGCCGTCCCCGCTCGAGCAGGCCGCTGCCGCGGTGAGGAGCAGCGGGAGGAAATACCGGGGGTGCAAAGGCGTCACGGGTGTGGCTCCAGGGCGCTGTCTGGGGGAGGGGATAGGGTGCAAAATAAGGCGGCACAACGGCTTTTGACAATCACACGATCGACCGATAGCTTCCCTCCTGCGACGGGTTCCGACCGCGTCCCGCGTCCGGGGCGAGGGGCCGGACCCTCTTTCAACGCGTCGCCGCCCCGACCCGCAGGTGTCCCGCCGGACGCCGACGGCCCCCGGCAGGCGGCACGCCCGGCAGGTCATGGCATTCGCCCACCTTCATACCCACAGCGAATATTCGCTCCTCGACGGCGCCAACCGCCTCGATGCGCTGGTTGACCATGTCCGCGGCATGGGGATGGACAGCCTGGCCGTCACCGACCACGGCAACCTCCACGCGGCCTGGTCTTTCTACGAGGCGGCCAAGGCCGCCAAGATCCGCCCGATCCTCGGGTTCGAGGCGTACCTCGCCTTCGGCTCCCGGCGCCAGCGCGAAAAGCCCTCCGGCGCCCCCGCCTTCTACAGCCATCTGGTCCTCCTCGCCCAGAACCGGACCGGGTACAAGAACCTCATCAAGCTGAGTTCCATCGGCTACACCGAGGGGTTCTACCGGCGTCCCCGGATCGACAAGGAAGTCCTCGAGGCGCACTCGGAAGGGATCGTCTGCCTGGCAGCCTGCCTGTCGGGCGAGGTGGCGCTCTATCTGCGCCAGGGCAACTACGAGGAAGCCCGGCGGAGCGCCGCCTGGTTTGCCAAGACCTTCGGGCCCGACCGGTTCTGGCTCGAGATCCAGAAGCACGGCATCCCCGAGGAAGACCTGGTTACCGAGGGGATGCTCAAGCTCGGCCAGGACATGGGGCTCGGGGTGGTCGCCACCAACGACGCGCACTATCTCCGCCGGGAAGACGCCGAGGCGCACGACGTCCTCCTCGCCATCGGGACCGGGGCCGACCTCGACGACCCGAAACGGTTCCGCTTCACCGGGCAGGAATCGTATGTGAAGTCCGAGAAGGAGATGCGGGCGCTCTTTCCCGACCATCCGGAGACGATCGACAATACCCAGCGGGTGGCGGACCTCTGCGAACTCGACTTCGAGAAGCGGTACTTCCTGCCGAGCTTCCCCCGGCCGGAGGGCTACAAGACCGACGAGAGCCTGCTTGACCACCTTGCGCGGGAAGGCGCCGCGGAGCGCTACGGCTCGCCGCTTCCCGACGCCGTGGTGGAGCGGCTCGAGTACGAGCTCGGCGTCATCAACACCGCCGGGTACGCCGGGTACTTCCTGATCGTGCAGGACTTCATTGCCGCGGCACGCGAACGGGGCATCCCGGTCGGGCCGGGCCGCGGTTCCGCCGCCGGCTCGCTGGTGGCGTATGCGCTCCGCATCACCGACGTCGACCCGCTGCGGTTTGACCTCCTCTTCGAGCGCTTCCTGAATCCGGAACGCGTGTCGATGCCGGACATCGACGTGGACTTCTGCTTCGAGCGGCGGGGCGAGGTCATCGAGTACGTGCGGCAGCGCTACGGACGGGAGAGCGTCGGACAGATCGTCACCTTCGGGACGATGAAGGCGCGGGCGGCGGTCAAGGACGTCGCCCGGGTCCTCAAGATCCCGCCAGGCGAGGCCGACAAGATCACCAAGCTGATCCCGTCCGGTCCGGGGTTCAACGTCACCATCCCCGAGGCGGTCCGGAAGGTCAGCGAGCTCCGCGACCTCATCAAGGGCAACCCGGTCTACGAGCGACTGATGGACCTCAGCTCGCGGATCGAGGGGGTCTCACGACACCTGTCGGTGCACGCCGCGGGCGTCGTGATCGCTCCGGGCCCCCTGCCCGACTACGTCCCGGTCTGCACCACGCCGACCAAGGGCGCGGGCCAGTCGGCGGGCGGTGAAGACGTCATGATCACGCAGTATGAAATGGGCGCGCTGGAAAAGGTCGGGATGCTCAAGATGGACATCCTCGGCCTCAAGACGCTGACGGTGATTCACGACGCGCTGCAGATGATCACCGCCCGGCACGGCACCACCCCCGATCTCTCCGCCACCACCTTCGACGACCCGAAGGTGTACGAGCTCCTCCGGGAGGGCCGCACGGCGGGCGTGTTCCAGTTCGAGTCGGCGCTGGCCACGGAGACGCTGCGGGCCATGCGGTGCGACCGGTTCGACGACCTCGTGGCCACCAACGCCCTCCTCCGCCCGGGACCGCTCGACGCCGGGATGCACACGG harbors:
- the dnaE gene encoding DNA polymerase III subunit alpha gives rise to the protein MSRRTPTAPGRRHARQVMAFAHLHTHSEYSLLDGANRLDALVDHVRGMGMDSLAVTDHGNLHAAWSFYEAAKAAKIRPILGFEAYLAFGSRRQREKPSGAPAFYSHLVLLAQNRTGYKNLIKLSSIGYTEGFYRRPRIDKEVLEAHSEGIVCLAACLSGEVALYLRQGNYEEARRSAAWFAKTFGPDRFWLEIQKHGIPEEDLVTEGMLKLGQDMGLGVVATNDAHYLRREDAEAHDVLLAIGTGADLDDPKRFRFTGQESYVKSEKEMRALFPDHPETIDNTQRVADLCELDFEKRYFLPSFPRPEGYKTDESLLDHLAREGAAERYGSPLPDAVVERLEYELGVINTAGYAGYFLIVQDFIAAARERGIPVGPGRGSAAGSLVAYALRITDVDPLRFDLLFERFLNPERVSMPDIDVDFCFERRGEVIEYVRQRYGRESVGQIVTFGTMKARAAVKDVARVLKIPPGEADKITKLIPSGPGFNVTIPEAVRKVSELRDLIKGNPVYERLMDLSSRIEGVSRHLSVHAAGVVIAPGPLPDYVPVCTTPTKGAGQSAGGEDVMITQYEMGALEKVGMLKMDILGLKTLTVIHDALQMITARHGTTPDLSATTFDDPKVYELLREGRTAGVFQFESALATETLRAMRCDRFDDLVATNALLRPGPLDAGMHTVFIKRKLGQEPVTYPHPSLKGILEPTYGVITYQEQVMRIANVLAGFSLAEADVLRKAVGKKDEALIKKEVGRFVDRAMAQGHPRRLAEELGAQIETFGRYGFNKSHSVAYSVLSYQTAWLKAHYPAEFMAALLSSEIGNTDKVVQYINEARELGLEVLPPDVNESGFKFTVVGANRLRFGLGAVRNVGAGVIESMITARQDGPFHDLWDFVNRIDLRLGNRRVIESLIVAGACDGLGGHRRQYLEALDTALGEAQLRQQEREAGQSSLFGEIPATAKPAGHNLPDVPPLPEAERLTREKEVIGFFISGHPLERFRAEVELFGSRTTATLHEWSEHEVSVAAVVTGLKRQISKKTGKEYARLTLEDFHGTSEAIVFPEAWAKLNQTITADAAILLGGGYSTRDRGEDRAPFVVESARPLGELRESGALGISLRWRAPEAPPPEAVKAAAALCASHPGPAPVYIEWSDGNGEALRLRARRLRIAPDEDLLRALRDLLGAGAVHYVKAG